GTCGTGGAAGGTCAGCAGCCGCGTATCAACGCCTGCGGCGAATATATTCCGAGTGTTTACGATCCGAGCCCGGTCAGCGATTATTGAGCCGTGTACCGGCGCCGCGATTACAAAGTCGCGGCGCAGGGTTGCTTTTCATCCGGCGCGGTTTGCATGTCGCCTTGATGTGCCTGGTTCAATTGCTGGTTCGCGTCGATGATCTTCCTGATCTCGGCGCGGCACGAGCCGCAATTGGTGCCGGCCTGCGTTGATTGTCCAACCGCCTCGACGCTGCTGCAGCCAGCAGCGATGGCGGCGGTGATCTGGTTTGCGCCGACGCCGAAACACGAGCAGACAGTGGCGCCACGATCAAAGCCGCCGGCGCCGGGTCGCGCTGCGATGATCGAGAAACGGTGGCGCGGATCGGCAAGGCTCACCGATAATTGTTCGACGGCCCAATCGCGCGAGACGGACACCGGCTCGGCGGCGAGAAACAAGGCGCCGACGAGGCGTTCGCCTTCAAAGCAGGCGAAGCGATGCTGACCGCCTGTCACGTCCTGATAGAATAGAAGATCGGCATCGCGCCCGCAGCCGAAAAGCGAATTAGCAAAATCCGTCCAGTCGCGCGCGCCACCTGCCAGCGCAAGTTCGAGGCGCCAGCCGCCACGACATTTCGCCAGTGCCCAATAATCCGCATCGAGATCGCAAGGACGATCGGCCAAGACAGCAAAGCCATAGGTATCGGCTTCAAAGCGTGCGACATCGACAGCCACATGTTTGAACGCCGGCTGGCCGGATTGGGGATCGGTGGTCGAGGGCACAAGGCTATCGACCCGCGCCTGTGATGCGAATTGGTCGTTCCAATGCATTGGGACAAAGACGGCGCCGCGCGCCTGCCGTTTCGAGAGAAGCGCGCGCACCAGCACAAAATGATTCGCGGAGGAAATGCGCACGACATCCGCATCGTGGATGCCGAGTCTCGCCGCATCGCGCGGATGGATTTCGGCGAAAGGTTCGGCGAGGTGCTGCGACAGGCGCTGGCTCTTCGCCGTGCGCGTCATCGTATGCCAATGGTCACGCACACGTCCGGTGTTCAAGACGAACGGGAACTTTGAATTTGTGCGCGTCTCGACGCAGGGCGTCACAGCGATGAAGCGGCCCTTGCGATCCGCCGTATAGAAATTTCCGTCGGCAAAAAAACGCGTCTCGCTTGGCGCGCTCTTTGTCGGGCGCGGCCATTGGAAGGGCACCATGTTGTCGAATTGAACCGCGTCGATATCGGCAAAGGCGCCGATATCGAAATCCCGCGCGCCATCATTTTCAAAGGCCGAGAGCGCGGCATATTCGGCGAAAATCTCTGCTGCGGACTTGAAAGAAAAGGCATCGGCAAAGCCCATACGTTGGGCGACGTCGCAGATGATGTCCCAGTCCGGCCGCGCAACGCCGGGCAGCGGCAGAAAACGCCGCTGTCGCGAAATCCGCCGCTCGGAATTGGTAACGGTCCCGTCTTTCTCGCCCCAGGCTGCCGCAGGCAGTTTGATATGCGCGCAAGGCAGCGTGTCGGTCTCGGCGACGACGTCCGACACGACAACCAAGGGGCAGGCTTTCAGCGCGGCTTCGACGAAATCCGCGTCGGGCATGGAGACGACCGGATTCGTGCCCATGATCCAGATCGCCTTGATGCGCCCGTCGGCGACAGCGCGAAACATCTCGACGGCTTTCAGTCCCGGCCGCTCTGCCATCGTCGGTGCGCGCCAGAAGCGTTGCAAGCAATCGCGATGTTCGGCGTTTTCGATCTCCATATGCGCGGCAAGCGTGTTGGCAAGGCCGCCGACCTCGCGCCCGCCCATCGCATTGGGCTGGCCTGTGACGGAAAATGGCCCCATGCCCGCCCGGCCAATGCGCCCCGTTGCAAAATGGCAATTGATGATCGCATTGACCTTGTCGGTGCCGGCAGAGGATTGGTTGACGCCCTGGCTGTAGACGGTGACGACCTTTTCGGTCCGCGCGAAGAGCGCGTAGAAGGCACGAAGTTCATCCGCCGCGACGCCGGTCTGTTCTGCGATTTCATCAAATGACATGGCGCTTGCCGCGGCGAACGCGTCATCGAAGCCGCTGGTATGCCCGGCGATATAGGCGCGATCGAGCGCGTCGTGGTCCGCAAGCCATGCAAGCAGCCCGTTGAAGAGCGCGACATCGCCGTCAGGACGCACAGCCAGATGCATCTCTGCAATGTCGGCTGTCATCGTCCGGCGTGGATCGACGAGCACGATCTTCATCTGCGGGCGCTTCTGCATTGCCGCGGCGATACGCTGATAAAGAACGGGATGGCACCAGGCGAGATTGGAGCCGACGAGGACGATCAGGTCCGCAAGCTCGAGATCTTCGTAGGTTCCCGGCACCGTGTCTGCACCGAAGGCGCGCCGATGTCCGGCGACGGAAGAAGCCATGCAGAGCCGCGAATTGGTGTCGATATTCGCCGCGCCGATGAAGCCTTTCATCAGCTTGTTGGCGACGTAATAATCCTCCGTCAGCAATTGACCGGAGACATAGAACGCGACCGAGTCCGGGCCGTGTTCGGCAATCGTGCTCGAAAATGCCCCGGCGACGAGATCGAGCGCTTCGTCCCAGCTTGCACGATGGCCGTGGATCGAAGGATACAGCAGCCGGTCGTCGAGATCGACCGTCTCGCCGAGGGCCGACCCCTTCGAGCAAAGCCGTCCGTAATTCGCGGGGTGCTCCGTATCGCCGCGGATCGCGACGCTGCCGTCGCCCGCGACGCTCGTGATGACGCCGCAACCAACGCCGCAATAGGGGCAGGTGGTTTTGGTCGCCGCGGCTTCCATTATCCGGCCAGCCGCATGGCTGCGTCCAAAGCGAGATAAAGCTTTTCGCCATCCCGCCGCAGTGGAATGGTTTTGACGCTTCCCTTATCCGCGCCGAGCGCCATGCCAGTTTCGAGCGAGATGACCCAATTATGCAGTGGGCAGGTCACGGCATTGCCGTGCACGATGCCCTGGCTGAGTGGGCCGCCTTTATGTGGGCAGCGGTCTTCCATGGCGAAGAACTGATCGTCCATCGTGCGAAAGACTGCGATCCTGCCTTGCGGCGTGACCACGCAACGCGCGCCGCGGCGGGGAATATCGGTGACGGTGCCGATGTCGATCCAGTTCATGATCATCACTCCGCTGCCGGAGCAAAATCGATAACCGCCATGGGCTTGAACTCGTGCTTGTGCTTGCGCGACACGCGTTCCTCCCACGGATCGACTTGCGCGAATTTCTGCGAGAAGACGAAACGGTCAAAATAGGCTTGGCGCTTATCCGCATCGTCGAGAATCTGACGGCGGATTTCGGCGACGCCGACGCGTTTCGTCCATTTGTATATACGTTCGAGATAACGCGCCTGCTCGCGATACATCTGCACAAGCGCGACGATCACCTCCAAAGCCTCGTCTTCCGTCTGCACGAGACCGAGGACTTCGGTGCTCTTGATGTCGAGGCCCGCCGCACCGGCGAAATGGATTTCGTAGCCTGAGTCCACGCAGATCACGCCGACGTCCTTACAGGTCGATTCGGCGCAATTGCGCGGGCAGCCAGAAACCGCCATTTTGACTTTTGCCGGCGTCCACGACCCCCACATGAATTTCTCGATGCGGATGCCGAGACCCGTCGAATCCTGCGTGCCGAAGCGGCACCAATCCGTGCCAACGCAGGTCTTCACCGTGCGGACGCCTTTGGCATAAGCATGGCCGGAGACGAAGCCGGCCTGGC
This Methylovirgula sp. DNA region includes the following protein-coding sequences:
- a CDS encoding molybdopterin-dependent oxidoreductase, with the translated sequence MEAAATKTTCPYCGVGCGVITSVAGDGSVAIRGDTEHPANYGRLCSKGSALGETVDLDDRLLYPSIHGHRASWDEALDLVAGAFSSTIAEHGPDSVAFYVSGQLLTEDYYVANKLMKGFIGAANIDTNSRLCMASSVAGHRRAFGADTVPGTYEDLELADLIVLVGSNLAWCHPVLYQRIAAAMQKRPQMKIVLVDPRRTMTADIAEMHLAVRPDGDVALFNGLLAWLADHDALDRAYIAGHTSGFDDAFAAASAMSFDEIAEQTGVAADELRAFYALFARTEKVVTVYSQGVNQSSAGTDKVNAIINCHFATGRIGRAGMGPFSVTGQPNAMGGREVGGLANTLAAHMEIENAEHRDCLQRFWRAPTMAERPGLKAVEMFRAVADGRIKAIWIMGTNPVVSMPDADFVEAALKACPLVVVSDVVAETDTLPCAHIKLPAAAWGEKDGTVTNSERRISRQRRFLPLPGVARPDWDIICDVAQRMGFADAFSFKSAAEIFAEYAALSAFENDGARDFDIGAFADIDAVQFDNMVPFQWPRPTKSAPSETRFFADGNFYTADRKGRFIAVTPCVETRTNSKFPFVLNTGRVRDHWHTMTRTAKSQRLSQHLAEPFAEIHPRDAARLGIHDADVVRISSANHFVLVRALLSKRQARGAVFVPMHWNDQFASQARVDSLVPSTTDPQSGQPAFKHVAVDVARFEADTYGFAVLADRPCDLDADYWALAKCRGGWRLELALAGGARDWTDFANSLFGCGRDADLLFYQDVTGGQHRFACFEGERLVGALFLAAEPVSVSRDWAVEQLSVSLADPRHRFSIIAARPGAGGFDRGATVCSCFGVGANQITAAIAAGCSSVEAVGQSTQAGTNCGSCRAEIRKIIDANQQLNQAHQGDMQTAPDEKQPCAATL
- the nirD gene encoding nitrite reductase small subunit NirD is translated as MIMNWIDIGTVTDIPRRGARCVVTPQGRIAVFRTMDDQFFAMEDRCPHKGGPLSQGIVHGNAVTCPLHNWVISLETGMALGADKGSVKTIPLRRDGEKLYLALDAAMRLAG